The segment TGacggtagtcaatacacattctcaaagacccaccttctttttgacaaataacactggagcaccccatggataTATACCAGGGCTTATTAATCCTTTCTCAAGCAAATTcatgagttgagccttcaactctttcgaTTCGGTCTGAGCTATCCGATATAAAGGGATTGAAACTGGATTAGTTTCCAGtagaaaatcaatttcccgttcgggaggaataacaggaaggtcattaggaaaaatCTCTAGAAATTCATTCACTACGGGAACCGACTCAATAGGAGGAATTTTGGAATCcaaatctttgactcttacaatgTGATAGTGACAACCCTTTGAAATCATTTtacatgcttttagacaagatatgatgcaacctctaggaatagaatttctcTCCTTCCACTAAACAACGGGTTCTTTTCtgaagttaaacctcaccatTTTTTTCCTACaatcaatggatgcaaaacatgcatgcaaccaatccatacccaatataatatcaaaatcaagcatatcaagttctactagatcaacataagaaactctattgggcaatgaAATAGGACAATTTTGATAGAGTCTTTTAGCAACAACCGACTCTCCCTCCGGACTAGACACTAGAAACGGCTAATGCAAATTATcaagtaaaatatcaaactttttagctactagtgGTATAAAAAGGACAAAGTAGCACTTGAATCAAGGAAAGAATACACATCgagagtaaatatttttaacataccgatcaccacatcgggagaggtcgcttgctcacccctagagcggagagcatagaagcggttcttcttCGGAgaatcactagaaccacttgcttgagcttggccACTACATTTGTCTTGACTCTTCAAGTTTTGACAATCTCTCATTttgtgaccactcttgccacaactaaAGAAATTATCCATCCCCTTAAGTCACTCACCATAGTTATttttgccacactttccacaagttggcttctcctTTGGTGAATTCCAACCTTTTCCCTTCTTaaatttagggttagacaccctatcaccactagatCTTGGTAATTTGGTAGGGACTTGATTTGAAACCCGTTTCTTAAATTTAGGCtatcttgtatctcaagcctattctttgaggAGCCTTCATCAAATGACCTATCCCTCTTAGAATCTCTACTTTTCCTCTTAGCTCCTGACTCATCAACCCTTCTTGCATAAACCATAAGACAGGAAATGTTCATGATTTCATTTAGCATAGCTGATTGGCACTCCTCTCCTAAGTCCTCCGACACCCCCATCACAAAATGGCTCATTCGTCTCTTGGATTGGAGActaaagaaggagcatatttggacaacttaacGAATCCAGAGAGTACTCATGAACAGTCTTCCCTCCTTGGTGAAGATTTATGAATTCCGCTACCTTCTCCTCCCTCATCTCTCTGGGGAAGAACCGATCTAGAAAGGTCTCATTAAAGATGTACCAAGTCTCCGGACCACCCATCAACAACCTATTTtccctccattgcacataccaagtttgagccacatTCTTGAGTTGATAAGAGGCCAACTCGACCTTCTCACTTGAAGTCACCCTCGTAGCATATAGAACGTTAAATATCTCATCAAGGAATTATTGgaagtcttcatcaaccttagacccgtagaaagtaggagggttcatccgaGTGCAGTCCCTTAGACGGGAAGCCATGGTAGTGATTTGTTGATTAGGAAGAGGAACAACATCCCGATTGGGTTGAGTCGTCATAGCTTCGATTTGGTCTGGTGTAGTTATGGGTTGGGCCATTTGATCAAGAATAGCCCTCATCTCCGCCTCTGTCATAGGTGGAGATTTAGGCGAGGCTTGATCAACATTTGCATTTTCCTCAAGTGGGGGAACTGCTCATCATGGAAAGGAGCTCCCGCATTAGAAACTTCCTACTCAAGTCTCCGATCCGCATTCCTTCAAgttttcatgcttcctataaTCACAACAATATGATTAGATGCAAAAACACACCATAAATATACTCTATTGGCACGATATATGATATCtaagaaagagagtgattcctaagcatcatagaggttcctactcataagtgtgCCACGCTCCACAAGTATGAATAAAAACCTACATAGATgtggtagagagagagacataacttAAGGGTATTcgacctcatgctctgatacaaaatttgtcacatccgggtccaccccttagacgtaaccggtgtcgtcctcctttttaaggactaagaTTAGACTCTTAGTTCATGTCACTACAGtgaaaaatgtggaaaattttatacttttattttctctactAGGAGGTTTATAtatacctctacatacacataatatatatttatatctggtatgcatagacccttcatataggaaggttatatatatatatatatatatatatatatatatatatatatatatatatatatatatatatataaaatctgaAAGATTGTCGcgtctcataccatctaaaggGATATCCAAAGATGAGCATcgcccttacatcaattcaacaagactatgtttaggtcataggaaagtacaatattcaaataacaaggaaagaaattaTAGAGTCCATAATCTCATAACGAAATCAAAACCTAGAATATGGAATTTCcctcgaaagttgaggacctaccctacttggatgaaaggaagaatccaggCCTTCAACAATAACGCCTTCCAAACACTTCGACGACCGAAACCAAAAATATTTGGGACAATGAAAGAAAAtagggttagtactccacatgtactaagtatgagatcttatgcacatacacaagcaaaacatacTAAAGGGGACTTTTTATCAAATCATGCAATTTTACCCCCTTTTTGGGGCTTAATGGAAAGTTAAGTAAGTCATACTAATAACCCAAACAAGCTTACTATCTCCCCAAGTAACACTTATCCCAACACGCTTAGAATTGTGATTTATTAAAACCCTAACAtaaaggaataatatcacaagaatgaataagatttAAGAATATCATATCAGGCAAAACAACTACTCACAATTCCttatcaagtaaacaagtgCAATGTCAAGCACagcccataaccttactcaatcaagtattcTAAACAAGAAAACGTGActaatgtccaactttacatatcatggcatTTGGCTTGcatttcatcttatattatcattataatccaaagcatattcataaataaactaattacaTAAAGTATCAATAATATGGCATGGTcaacatatatacatgtataccTCATACATTttcttaacataaaaatataagaacctcctcctaagatttccctcaagactaactagtgcaatgtctagcTAGAGTACCATACCCTACCTATACCAAGCTAGATCCCTTAGGTTATTTATGTTAGaattcaagtcctttaattcattttaacttttgagAACCTTTTTCCCTaacagacatagaccacatgaactagtgtggaattcggtgtcataaaaccctacacagAAAGAAggaggactacttgccaaggtagtactaaAATGTAAAACATAcaaactacgtggatccactagctagtgttCCTataggggaaacatagttcaataactaCGAGATTTAGTTGGGAACCTCTTTACgcgccatgcattatagtctccaatatcaagtGTAATGTAGTGCTCCTACCTTACTTATGTGCCAAGGGACacttctctatctagttcactcagtgctaagctagagtcactttttgaaatgtatttaatcctttaattatcaatcataacttaatgtaggccatagggtctaacccgtgtatgatcatcatcatcaatacctcaataagaattgtatgagtataagtcctttcatcacaaatCATATATGTGAGGTTAACatattagcatttcataacatattaaaccactttgatagttttcaccatccttatagcacATACACTTTAATCTACCTCAAAACatagtaaagacatttcaattcaaaatcataccaccctaaaatcctaaaattaggcatactccaatgtaatatcatggcttaacaacaattaatcacaattggcagtaaagatagagattctaagacttaccaaatcTTTCTCATAGATTATCATCAaagtcttaccatcaacccataactcaacccaacttgggGAGTGAAACTATAACACAATGATTACAATAGAATAACAAGGACAAtttcatctctataacacaattcatctttagatcagAACTTGAAACATAATACATAgccaaatttcaaattataactcataaactaaattaaatctcaagaactagaatgataggAATATAGTTCAACTTAATTTAACCATAATGGCACCATAAAATAGTAATCTAACCAACAACCAACTCTATTGattgatcacaatacaatatagatcAAGAACACTACCTTGGGTTAGGGATAGaagatcatgttcttcaatttagaccaaaccatcaacaatttccataaaaaagataaattacatgttaaaatactcaatataaccctaataATTCATTAACAACCCAATCCATAACTTctatttcgtaattgaatgaaacccataagagaactcaactttttgaaatctgtTTTGAAGGAACCGTTTGAGGAAAGGATCTCAAAGGAGAATAGAACCTATACCTTAATGTTTCTAaataatttgatgaagaatccaccCTTTTCTAGTGCCCAAACCCTAGTTCTTGCTAGCCATCAACggtgagttcatgtagagagagaaataagacaGAAGGCAGAGtgtttattttgagagttgtctttaggttaatgaggaTTAAGGGTATTTATAGAGGGGTTTAATTAGCTTAATTAGTTTCCTTTTAACCACTAAATAACccctaaaccacttaattaattaactgaaatcatttaaaattcatcaatGAAATTCGACCCTCAATGACCAGACCctgatcgacggtccgtcggtgAGTCGACAGACGAGCCCCCCCCCTCCATCATGCACTTCCGTCGTATCTATCAAATACGTTTCATGCAAGGTCTCCCttcaatttttctaagtattgGGTGATGGTGTCCTCGACTCCCATCGAGCCAATGAGGCCTCATCAACCCCTTCCATCGTGAGTAATAGTATCTAGGTAAGAAAGGGCCTTCACGAATCTgtctaagtatgggacgacgtgTCCTTGACGCCTTGTCAAGACACTTACGGACCATCGTCTATCCCGTCAATGCACACTTCCAGGCAGTGCTACATAAAACTGCAGGGAGCCTCCCCAAAGACCCTTTCTTTGTCCTTgaggagtcgtacccagacgtttcaatcatgaaacaactcaacCACCCATTATCTACCTTTCTACCAATTTTTGTACATTTCgtactcctaaaagttagtaaaaAGTCTATGGAACACTAACAtctctttgaaccaacttcctgGACGTCGTTGGACATTTTGGTTTTTATAccttctaaatgacctatattaattaaaaatggacATAGAAACAGTTTTCagactttatgacacctatgttaggctttaccaTGAGTCTtagattttcaaggtgttagaGATAATCTGGGATCAAgagtaagggttagtaaaggATAGATCTGTAGACCGACCAAGGTGCATGCACTATTCTCTACTTGGAATACCAACTACTTAGGGATATCTAACTTACCAACAATTCTAGTCAACACTAGATAAGGGTTACTATTATAAGGTTTACTGCGTTAAGAACTTTTTTGGAACACATATACCCTACTTTCATCTTATTTTGACCTTACAAAACTTTGATTCCTGTTTACGTTGTTACTTGTTATTGAaatcaataaatcaatactTTGTTACAAAATCCAGTTTTAACGAAAATAATACGATTACAAGTACCAAAAACAATAAATTGGCCTATTTTTAGACCATATTCCTCATGGGATTGCCCCTAACATCTGTTAGGTTCTTTATCGGACAATGAGTACTTATAATACTTTAGGATGGTGCAATTTGTATGTACAAGAATCACTTAAATGTCTTGTTAAATTAGGATTTTATTAGGATGAGTATCTCCCCATAGGGTTCTCTGGTGttgtttatttaaaagaatgaTGGTTCTGTCTAGAAGTGTATTGActataaataattgaataagGTTACCATAAAGAATAAGTCTCATATTTCAAggatatatgattttttatcaGCTCAAAGGAGAGAGTTACTTCTCCTAGATTGACCTCCAGTTAGGTTATCACCAATTGAGGGTGAAGGAGGATGGAATTGGTTTTTCAAACccagtatggtcattatgagttcttggtgatgtcttttggtttaACTAATGCCTCAATGgagtttatatatttaattaatatggttcTTAAGGAGTATCTTTGCGTGATTTTGATCGTGTTTATCAATGATTTATTGATTTACTCAAAGAGTGAGGATGAACATGTTGAGCATTCAAGGATTGTGTTGGAAATCCTCAAAGATCTGAATTGTATGCTATGCTTcgcaagtgtgagtttttgtttaGGTATATTGCTTTCCTTTTCCATATAGTTTCTGATAAAGGTATTCAAATTGATCCTAAGAAAATTGAGGCGGTTAAAAATTAACCTAGAACATTGTCCATTTATGATATACAGAGTTTGTTAAGATTATTCATCTACTATAGAATGTTCGTGAAAGGATTTTTCTCTATTGCTTCACCATTGACTTCAAAGAAGGTCAAATTTCTATGTTTGGAAGTGATAATGCTCAAACTACTctctaaatcaaatttaaagagTAAGCGGTTAtagtcaataaaaataattaactatgaGTCAGGGTCGAGTCCTCACAAAGAGTGATGTAGTGCAAAAAATTCTATCAATTAATTTAGGAtgtaaattgattaatttacaaCATAGTATCAATGAGTGGATGATTCTaccaaattttacaaaaaaaaacattgtaaTCAAGAGTcacaataaaacaaagatttCATAAATTCAAATAAGTAACAAGTAATAATGGGGTGTGGGGATCAGAAATCAATGTCACATGGGGGAAATTGTGTTCCTCCATAGTGCTGAACACTTATGAATAGGCTGGACCATATTAAATGAGATTAATTTTCTTCTGATTTCATAGCATCAATTCTTGCAATATCCTTTCTGTCTCATCTACGTGCATAATTGAAAAACCCATTACTTTGCACTATTCTCTTTTTTCAATGCAGAAATAGAGCAAATAGATCTTAcccataattttatttttttcatacaagTTACAAACATCAAACCAAAATTGTAAGTATCAAACTAATTACCTCTAATAATTGTTCGAGCATCAATTAGAGATTAGATGTAGGATAAGTTTGCAACCTTAACCAATTAGTTAACGCTAAGCCAATTAGTCCAAAT is part of the Solanum lycopersicum chromosome 1, SLM_r2.1 genome and harbors:
- the LOC138341891 gene encoding uncharacterized protein, with the translated sequence MDNFFSCGKSGHKMRDCQNLKSQDKCSGQAQASGSSDSPKKNRFYALRSRGEQATSPDVVIVSSPEGESVVAKRLYQNCPISLPNRVSYVDLVELDMLDFDIILGMDWLHACFASIDCRKKMGCHYHIVRVKDLDSKIPPIESVPVVNEFLEIFPNDLPVIPPEREIDFLLETNPVSIPLYRIAQTESKELKAQLMNLLEKGLISPGIYPWGAPVLFVKKKVGL